The DNA sequence AGTCGCCCACAAAGACTAATGATCGTTAACACATGTAACTACACCGACAGCGGCCACACTGGCGACTGTTACCTCACGTTCAGCGGCCGGTCTCTGGGGGCGGCGGCCAGGCGCCAGGTACGGGATTCGTCACGGGCGGGAGAGAGACCAACGCCGTCAAGagttttcaaactgtgaatagcggTGATTGACAGCAACACTGTTGactggaacactgttgacagGAACACTGTTGACAGGAACACTGTTGACTGGAACACTGTTGACTGCAACACTGTTGACTGGAACACTGTTGACTGCAACACAATTTACTGGAACACTGTTGACTGGAACACTGTTGATTTTAACTCTGTTGGCTGGAACACTGTTGACTGGATCACTGTTGACTGGAACACTGTTGACTGGAACACTGTTGACTGGAACACTGTTGATTTTAACTCTGTTGGCTGGAACACTGTTGACTGGATCACTGTTGACTGGAACACTGTTGACTGGATCACTGTTGACTGGAACACTGTTGACTGGAACACTGTTGACTGCAACACTGTTGACTGCAACACTATTGACTGCAACACTGTTGATTGGAACACTGTTGACTGGATCACTGTTGACTGGATCACTGTTGACTGGAACACTGTTGACTGGAATACTGTTGACTGCAACACTGTTGACTATAACACTGTTGACCGGAACACTGTTGACTGGAACACTGTTGACTGGATCACTGTTGACAGGAACACTGTTGACTGGAACACTGTTGACTGGATCACTGTTGACTGGAACACTGTTGACTGGAATACTGTTGACTGCAATACTGTTGACTATAACACTGTTGACTGGAACACTGTTGACTGCAACACTGTTGACTGGAACACTGTTGACTGCAACACTGTTGACTATAACACTGTTGACTGGAACACTGTTGACTGGAACACTGTTGACTGGAACACTGTTGACTGCAACAGTGTTGACTAGAACACTGTTGACTGGAACACTGTTGACTATAACACTGTTGACTGGAACACTGTTGACTGCAACACTGTTGACTGCAACACTGTTGACTGCAACACTGTTGACTGGAACACTGTTGACTGCAACACTGTTGACTATAACACTGTTGACTGGAACACTGTTGACTGGAACACTGTTGACTGCAACACTGTTGACTGCAACACTGTTGACTGCAACACTGTTGACTGGAACACTGTTGACTGCAACACTGTTGACTATAACACTGTTGACTGGAACACTGTTGACTGCAACACTGTTGACTATAACACTGTTGACTGCAACACTGTTGACTGGAACACTGTTGACTGCAACACTGTTGACTGGAACACTGTTGACTGCAACACTGTTGACTAGAACACTGTTGACTGGAACACTGTTGACTGGAACACTGTTGACTGCAACACTGTTGACTGCAACACTGTTGACAGGAACACTGTTGACTGGAACACTGTTGACTGGAACACTGTTGACTGGAACACTGTTGACTGGAACACTGTTGACCGGAACACTGTTGACTGGAACACTGTTGACTGCAACACTGTTGACTGCAACACTGTTGACTGGAACACTGTTGACTGGAACACTGTTGACTGCAACACTGTTGACTATAACACTGTTGACTGGAACACTGTTGACTATAACACTGTTGACTGGAACACTGTTGACTGGAACACTGTTGACTGGAACACTGTTGACTGGAACACTGTTGACTGGAACACTGTTGACCGGAACACTGTTGACTGGAACACTGTTGACTGGAACACTGTTGACTGGAACACTGTTGACTGGAACACTGTTGACTGCAACACTGTTGACTATAACACTGTTGACTATAACACTGTTGACTGGAACACTGTTGACTTAGACCATGGTAGGCCTAagcgcaggcttcctgtcccccgaccacTGGAATTAAACCAGTGTTGTATTTAACTgtgtaatattatacaatattttataCAATATTGTATAACCTTGTCCCGGTTGTAACTCGCCGCCGTGAACTCCAGCAATTGCATTGTTGTATTGTCCAGTGTTGTATGTAACTACAACACTGGACAATAtaacatataaagtgattagtaacAATATATTGTTACTTTTGTTACTTTTTGGTTACTATATTGTTACTTTTCTAAAGTAATGATAAGTAATGTGTTTACATAGAGGCGTCTCAGCCACCTGGTCAACACTCTTCCGCTCTTACGGACCAAAACATCACATAAttgttaatatatgctattggttCTTACTTTATATGTTATTGGTTCTTACTTTATTATTGGTTCTTACTTTATTATTGGTTCTTACTTTATTATTGGTTCTTACTTTATTATTGGCTCTTACTTTATTATTGGCTCTTACTTTATATGCTATTGGCTCTTACTTTACCACtacggattggggggggggggtacgtttGTATACTAGTCAGATTATTAAATATTCTTTCTGTCATATTAAAGTGGAATTCAATAACACTAGGTTGCCTTATTGCTTCCGCTTTCGATACGAATTACTTCATAGTTATCAGTAGGTAATTTGTACTTTAGGGTAAGCAACTTACATAGTTACCAGAGTGGAAACGCACTCTTTTGGATCGGCGTTCGGTGCTCGGTGGTGGGACACTGTCTTGCCCCTCGTCTTAACGACCCACTTCTGTATCCTTCCATCAGAAACCTTCCCTGTGTGTTCAGTCATACGAGTTTAGCACTTTGTAAACCCTTCACCTTGCAGGGTCAGCGCTCAATCCCTCGATGCCTCGAGTGCTTGGCCACAGTGCTTTCAAGCTGTGCTAATATGCTAGAGCTTATCGTTGCCTAGCAACCCTTGCTAGTGATCAGCCATCATTCTGGCCTAATgccttctgtgcaacatttccttATATTCTTCCCCTTCCCCAAGAGAGCCCATCAGTGGCGTGGAAGGCGATCACCAGTATTAGTGGTCCGTCACGGGCGAAGTGGAAGTGTATTTGTGGGTCGTGCCGTTCTCATCAAGAACCACGCCAAATATATTTGATTAATCTGCAAAATGATATGATTTATATTGAGGAAATACTGAGGCTGTAGGATGCCTGGAACCCGCCGTGTATGGACTCCCAAGCACAGAGGTGTTCTAACACATATAATTATACCTACATGAGAGAATGTTTGTCTGGAGTTGGAGGCTAGATATTTCGGACTGGCTTTACcccaaattggcagagggaatggtctggggtacgggatgaacataggctggttgggATCGCCAGAATTCAAAAGGTAAACAGCGTGCCAGGGCCACATTCAGACCACCCACCACAATTTTTGGCactggccaccccccccccctccccacctcagctacacagctaaatattttgaaaacaaacatTTCAAAATAATTTTCTTATAGTAATGTGCAACATGATTCACTGATCTtgggaaaattaacagaaatttccTGTTATCTATAATTTGCCCGTAGTCACATAGAGCATGTGATGCTTCATCAGTCACAATGGTATCTCAAGCAGTGCCACCTTTCTCAGAGTAATTGAGGTAACtattatatttataaaatttCACACTGCTAAGCTCCTCTGACGGGTGACCACCCACTCGGCAGTGGTAGACAGTTATGTTTTAATAagagtgagagacacacagacagagataTAAAGAGATAGAGACAAATaaagagactgagacagagagggCCAGAGATAGAGATAGCGAGAGACAGACAATGACAGACGGAGATAGAGAATGACAGAGACAGAAATAGAGAGCGTCCGAGACAaagatatggatagatggatggatagatggatagatagattgatagattgtacctggatgtggttctgggaggtcttctactccccaagcccggtccagggccaggtttgacttgtgagaatttggtccaacaggctgttgcttggagcagcccgcaggtccacatatccaccacagcccggttggtccggcacttcttgctgaaaactatctagttttctcttgaagacttCCACTTTAGTTCCGACAatgtttcttatgctcgctgggaggatgttgaacatccGTGGACTTCTGatcttcagacagtgttctctgactgagCTTATGATACCTCTACTATTTACTGGCTCTATTCTTTATTCCATACTCTAATTTCACAGCAACATTTTCATCTCCACCTATAATATAGTAGAGAACTACCACATGTACATGTCTGCAGACAAAGTTAACCACATCTAGCTTATATATTACATCTCCAGCCTCATAACTCATGTTCAAAAGGCTGCAGGACCATGTCTAATCTTAAAATGCAAAAGGAGACCATGTCTCCTTTCGCATTTTAAGATCTTGCGAACTTAAAATGAAAACGAATCATTGAATTTGTTGTTAAATATCCCCAATAACTTTTACAAGGCTCCAACTATAGCAGTGATTAATAGCCTGATAACACTGACTTCAGCCAACTCGTCCTCTTAGAAATTTCGACGTGTTTCGGTCGTATGCGCTACGGTCGTATGCGCTACGGTCGTATGCGCTACGGTCGTATGCGCTACGGTCGTATGCGCTACGGCCATATATCCacgtaattcaaaatggaaatttATTTTTCCAATTAAATTTTGGATCTTttgttttccaaaacagcaagttaaggttcCTTTGGTTGGCTAAGAAGGCCGGAAGCTTTcctaagtttcaaaacgtcatgaaaattgttaattgaaagtttactCTCCTAACCTCaaaactaactaacctaacctagaaaacctaaccttactaacctaacctaacctaacctagaaaacctaaccttactaacctaacctaacctaacctagaaaacctaaccttactaacctaacctaacctagaaaacctaaccttactaacctaacctaacctaacctaacctagaaaaCTAGTGTTATGCATCATCTTGTGGAATTGTTTATTACGTATCTTGTTTTCTGTAGAAATGAACAGATAGTTAACCAACCTCTGGCCTAaggcagaggacccaaaacagaaaacgggacagtacgtcactttcgtgatccGATTTCATTTTGAATTCCGTCGATTTTTAGCCTGCGTGCGCATACGAGCAAAAGGCGACGTAATGTACTAGAGGACAGTTTGGGCTGAGTGCACTCAACTCTGAAAGTACATCCAGAAAAGAACATACTTTAACTTGATTGTTAATGGAGCTGAGGGGAAATTTTAAGTACAAAATATCATTTAGTTATCATTCTTATGAAACCTTTATTCTTAATCAGATATTAATTATCAATTACAATTCAAAtattattttttacattttttatttattatcatTTCCAGGAGTTTGATTTAATGAAAtaatttgtttacaaaataattgtaaattcctctcccctccccccccttcccttcccttccctgcaAACTGCAGTTTATTTGC is a window from the Procambarus clarkii isolate CNS0578487 chromosome 48, FALCON_Pclarkii_2.0, whole genome shotgun sequence genome containing:
- the LOC123764850 gene encoding uncharacterized protein, with protein sequence MSYEAGDVIYKLDVVNFVCRHVHVVVLYYIIGGDENVAVKLEYGIKNRAINSVPVNSVPVNSVPVNSVPVNSVPVNSVPVNSVPVNSVPVNSVPVNSVPVNSVIVNSVPVNSVIVNSVAVNSVPVNSVPVNSVAVNSVAVNSVPVNSVPVNSVPVNSVPVNSVPVNSVPVNSVPVNSVAVNSVAVNSVPVNSVPVNSVLVNSVAVNSVPVNSVAVNSVPVNSVAVNSVIVNSVAVNSVPVNSVIVNSVAVNSVPVNSVAVNSVAVNSVAVNSVPVNSVPVNSVIVNSVAVNSVPVNSVAVNSVAVNSVAVNSVPVNSVIVNSVPVNSVLVNTVAVNSVPVNSVPVNSVPVNSVIVNSVAVNSVPVNSVAVNSVPVNSVIVNSIAVNSIPVNSVPVNSDPVNSVPVNSVPVNSDPVNSVPVNSVPVNSVIVNSVAVNSIPVNSVPVNSDPVNSDPVNSVPINSVAVNSVAVNSVAVNSVPVNSVPVNSDPVNSVPVNSDPVNSVPANRVKINSVPVNSVPVNSVPVNSDPVNSVPANRVKINSVPVNSVPVNCVAVNSVPVNSVAVNSVPVNSVPVNSVPVNSVPVNSVAVNHRYSQFENS